A DNA window from Castanea sativa cultivar Marrone di Chiusa Pesio chromosome 7, ASM4071231v1 contains the following coding sequences:
- the LOC142643921 gene encoding tobamovirus multiplication protein 1-like, producing MAWTPLRTKSFVVKDGESIDIGGGGGGVGVGLLFSCWDEIEESEQWQRGIYYALCASYALVSFIALVQLLRIQLRVPEYGWTTQKVFHLMNFIVNGLRAVLFGLYKSVFLIRPKELHMVLMELPTLLFFSTYTLLVLFWAEIYHQARSLPTNKLRPAYYVINGLVYIIQVCIWIFIRLSRSPVAVETAKLFFSVISFSVALGFLIYGGRLFVMLRHFPIESRGRQKKLYEVGFVTGICCTCFLIRCVMLAFSAFDKDTDFDILNHPILNLIYYLLVEIVPSALVLIVLRKLPPRRVSDQYYPIR from the exons ATGGCGTGGACGCCTTTGAGAACAAAGAGTTTTGTGGTTAAAGATGGAGAGAGCATTGacattggtggtggtggtggtggtgttggtgttggGTTATTGTTTAGTTGTTGGGATGAGATTGAGGAGTCAGAACAATGGCAAAGAGGCATTTACTATGCTTTATGTGCATCTTATGCCTTGGTCTCCTTCATTGCCCTG GTACAACTATTGCGCATTCAATTAAGAGTACCTGAATATGGGTGGACAACACAAAAGGTTTTCCACTTGATGAATTTTATTGTGAATGGAC TGAGGGCTGTCCTCTTTGGTCTCTACAAAAGTGTGTTCCTTATTAGACCCAAG GAACTTCACATGGTGCTAATGGAACTTCCcactcttctattcttttcaaCTTACACATTACTTGTTTTGTTCTGGGCCGAGATTTATCACCAG GCAAGAAGCCTACCGACTAATAAGCTTAGGCCAGCTTATTATGTAATAAATGGACTTGTATACATCATACAG GTGTGCATCTGGATATTCATAAGATTAAGCAGAAGTCCTGTTGCAGTGGAAACAGCCAAACTCTTCTTTTCAG TTATTTCATTTTCTGTTGCTCTCGGATTCTTGATATATGGTGGGAG GTTATTTGTCATGCTGAGGCATTTCCCGATTGAGTCTAGAGGTCGTCAGAAAAAGCTATATGAG GTTGGCTTTGTCACAGGAATTTGTTGTACTTGTTTCTTGATAAGATGCGTTATG CTTGCTTTCTCAGCATTTGACAAGGATACAGATTTTGATATTCTGAATCATCCCATCCTGAACCTAATATATTACCTG TTGGTTGAGATTGTTCCATCTGCTTTGGTGCTCATCGTCTTGCGAAAGTTGCCCCCAAGGCGTGTCTCAGATCAGTATTACCCTATCAGATAA